A window from Hypomesus transpacificus isolate Combined female chromosome 26, fHypTra1, whole genome shotgun sequence encodes these proteins:
- the LOC124487346 gene encoding uncharacterized protein LOC124487346 isoform X6, translating to MKKCTQEINHHTSMESKPKRWMIQPLSQRLEPTDACPMRSCTANDLLRRDQSCSYSESSNSTTFSYDILSFTCTQFLDIVSSQRKEVPRDAMVQAKQEAVLDEVDNANNDWHPSSPSSHGSPNSNKGSHYGFYSFVEDPSSPEAELNKTWMVSQERKTKLVTLKNVDSFKLQTYSSGRKPQSLFDENNGDSRYQVNDNGVQNVNKHDEKQLRQQIIYTQAPKQNFTFKEQWSVLDNLNLSNSPNGITEDSNRNSLLQHLLVDSRGGDTGDESLYSDNLQLKGRDTQSTSGHTETPIQREIFITQEREWCSQGIKHNAVNVKVAEIKTKSSQPKPLFTSVKKAKPKNKLHFLIQQEIKKSDWEEDLLNQENDLDLYDHGASQDLEEKKRIFEQVQHFDTAEEKNLSIYHTTKEHFWVKVRQRSGSSDTRNVFNPEETEFYTHKSSTPDKQEEPIHHESPSFLVEQTNKMTVSKYYSPTILVSKFDKTKSFYPCNHPTARPSCFCIVTAQPWSSQHPSLPVVSRVLPLMSTSEGYAGIQPIDDVNNEVLQATRVTRHKNKFALRWEAGMYANDEDDQ from the exons ATGAAAAAGTGTACACAGGAAATCAATCACCACACATCCATGGAAAGCAAGCCCAAAAGATGGATGATTCAGCCCCTGTCCCAGAGGCTGGAACCCACAGACGCATGCCCCATGCGCAGTTGCACTGCTAATGACCTCCTCAGACGAGACCAAAGCTGTAGTTACAGCGAGAGCAGCAACTCCACTACTTTCAGCTATGAtatcctctccttcacctgcaccCAGTTCTTAGATATTGTTTCGTCTCAGAGGAAGGAAGTGCCGCGTGATGCAATGGTTCAGGCTAAACAGGAGGCAGTATTAGATGAAGTGGACAATGCAAATAATGATTGGCATCCAAGCAGTCCCAGTAGCCATGGAAGTCCTAACAGCAACAAAGGTTCCCACTATGGCTTCTACTCATTTGTGGAAGACCCTTCCAGCCCAGAGGCAGAGCTGAACAAAACCTGGATGGTTTCTCAGGAGCGAAAAACTAAGTTGGTCACCCTGAAGAACGTAGACAGTTTTAAACTGCAGACCTACTCCAGTGGCAGGAAGCCACAGAGTCTGTTTGATGAAAACAATGGAGATTCCCGTTACCAAGTGAATGATAATGGTGTCCAAAATGTGAACAAGCATGATGAGAAGCAGCTCAGACAGCAAATAATATATACCCAAGCCCCTAAGCAGAACTTCACATTCAAGGAGCAGTGGAGTGTGCTGGATAATCTGAATCTCAGCAACTCCCCCAACGGAATAACAGAAGACAGCAATCGTAATTCTTTATTACAGCATTTGTTGGTTGACTCAAGAGGTGGTGATACAGGTGATGAAAGTCTATACAGTGACAACCTTCAGTTAAAAGGCAGGGATACACAATCGACAAGTGGTCACACTGAGACACCAATTCAGCGGGAGATTTTCATCACTCAGGAAAGAGAATGGTGTTCACAAGGCATCAAACACAATGCTGTTAATGTAAAGGTGGCAGAGATCAAGACAAAATCTTCACAGCCCAAACCACTCTTCACATCTGTCAAAAAGGCGAAACCAAAGaacaaattacattttcttatcCAGCAGGAAATTAAGAAGAGTGATTGGGAAGAGGATCTGCTGAACCAGGAAAATGATTTGGACTTGTATGACCATGGGGCATCCCAGGAtctagaggagaaaaagaggatcTTTGAACAAGtacaacattttgacacagcagAGGAGAAAAATCTTTCAATTTACCACACAACGAAAGAACATTTTTGGGTTAAGGTCAGACAAAGGAGCGGCAGCTCAGATACTAGAAATGTTTTTAATCCGGAAGAGACAGAGTTTTACACACATAAGAGTTCCACACCAGACAAACAGGAAGAACCTATTCACCATGAAAGTCCTTCATTTCTAGTAGAGCAGACAAACAAGATGACAGTCAGTAAATATTACTCCCCAACCATTTTAGTGTCAAAATTCG ATAAAACCAAGAGCTTTTACCCCTGCAATCATCCAACTGCCCGACCATCCTGCTTTTGTATTGTGACTGCCCAACCATGGAGCTCCCAACATCCTTCTTTGCCTGTGGTGAGCAGGGTTCTTCCTCTGATGTCTACAAGTGAGGGG TATGCTGGAATTCAGCCCATCGATGATGTGAACAATGAG GTCTTGCAGGCCACTCGTGTTACCAGGCATAAAAACAAATTTGCCCTGCGATGGGAGGCTGGCATGTATGCAAATGATGAGGATGACCAGTAA
- the LOC124487346 gene encoding uncharacterized protein LOC124487346 isoform X7 — protein MKKCTQEINHHTSMESKPKRWMIQPLSQRLEPTDACPMRSCTANDLLRRDQSCSYSESSNSTTFSYDILSFTCTQFLDIVSSQRKEVPRDAMVQAKQEAVLDEVDNANNDWHPSSPSSHGSPNSNKGSHYGFYSFVEDPSSPEAELNKTWMVSQERKTKLVTLKNVDSFKLQTYSSGRKPQSLFDENNGDSRYQVNDNGVQNVNKHDEKQLRQQIIYTQAPKQNFTFKEQWSVLDNLNLSNSPNGITEDSNRNSLLQHLLVDSRGGDTGDESLYSDNLQLKGRDTQSTSGHTETPIQREIFITQEREWCSQGIKHNAVNVKVAEIKTKSSQPKPLFTSVKKAKPKNKLHFLIQQEIKKSDWEEDLLNQENDLDLYDHGASQDLEEKKRIFEQVQHFDTAEEKNLSIYHTTKEHFWVKVRQRSGSSDTRNVFNPEETEFYTHKSSTPDKQEEPIHHESPSFLVEQTNKMTVSKYYSPTILVSKFDKTKSFYPCNHPTARPSCFCIVTAQPWSSQHPSLPVYAGIQPIDDVNNEVLQATRVTRHKNKFALRWEAGMYANDEDDQ, from the exons ATGAAAAAGTGTACACAGGAAATCAATCACCACACATCCATGGAAAGCAAGCCCAAAAGATGGATGATTCAGCCCCTGTCCCAGAGGCTGGAACCCACAGACGCATGCCCCATGCGCAGTTGCACTGCTAATGACCTCCTCAGACGAGACCAAAGCTGTAGTTACAGCGAGAGCAGCAACTCCACTACTTTCAGCTATGAtatcctctccttcacctgcaccCAGTTCTTAGATATTGTTTCGTCTCAGAGGAAGGAAGTGCCGCGTGATGCAATGGTTCAGGCTAAACAGGAGGCAGTATTAGATGAAGTGGACAATGCAAATAATGATTGGCATCCAAGCAGTCCCAGTAGCCATGGAAGTCCTAACAGCAACAAAGGTTCCCACTATGGCTTCTACTCATTTGTGGAAGACCCTTCCAGCCCAGAGGCAGAGCTGAACAAAACCTGGATGGTTTCTCAGGAGCGAAAAACTAAGTTGGTCACCCTGAAGAACGTAGACAGTTTTAAACTGCAGACCTACTCCAGTGGCAGGAAGCCACAGAGTCTGTTTGATGAAAACAATGGAGATTCCCGTTACCAAGTGAATGATAATGGTGTCCAAAATGTGAACAAGCATGATGAGAAGCAGCTCAGACAGCAAATAATATATACCCAAGCCCCTAAGCAGAACTTCACATTCAAGGAGCAGTGGAGTGTGCTGGATAATCTGAATCTCAGCAACTCCCCCAACGGAATAACAGAAGACAGCAATCGTAATTCTTTATTACAGCATTTGTTGGTTGACTCAAGAGGTGGTGATACAGGTGATGAAAGTCTATACAGTGACAACCTTCAGTTAAAAGGCAGGGATACACAATCGACAAGTGGTCACACTGAGACACCAATTCAGCGGGAGATTTTCATCACTCAGGAAAGAGAATGGTGTTCACAAGGCATCAAACACAATGCTGTTAATGTAAAGGTGGCAGAGATCAAGACAAAATCTTCACAGCCCAAACCACTCTTCACATCTGTCAAAAAGGCGAAACCAAAGaacaaattacattttcttatcCAGCAGGAAATTAAGAAGAGTGATTGGGAAGAGGATCTGCTGAACCAGGAAAATGATTTGGACTTGTATGACCATGGGGCATCCCAGGAtctagaggagaaaaagaggatcTTTGAACAAGtacaacattttgacacagcagAGGAGAAAAATCTTTCAATTTACCACACAACGAAAGAACATTTTTGGGTTAAGGTCAGACAAAGGAGCGGCAGCTCAGATACTAGAAATGTTTTTAATCCGGAAGAGACAGAGTTTTACACACATAAGAGTTCCACACCAGACAAACAGGAAGAACCTATTCACCATGAAAGTCCTTCATTTCTAGTAGAGCAGACAAACAAGATGACAGTCAGTAAATATTACTCCCCAACCATTTTAGTGTCAAAATTCG ATAAAACCAAGAGCTTTTACCCCTGCAATCATCCAACTGCCCGACCATCCTGCTTTTGTATTGTGACTGCCCAACCATGGAGCTCCCAACATCCTTCTTTGCCTGTG TATGCTGGAATTCAGCCCATCGATGATGTGAACAATGAG GTCTTGCAGGCCACTCGTGTTACCAGGCATAAAAACAAATTTGCCCTGCGATGGGAGGCTGGCATGTATGCAAATGATGAGGATGACCAGTAA
- the LOC124487346 gene encoding uncharacterized protein LOC124487346 isoform X3 — MTIAVISMKKCTQEINHHTSMESKPKRWMIQPLSQRLEPTDACPMRSCTANDLLRRDQSCSYSESSNSTTFSYDILSFTCTQFLDIVSSQRKEVPRDAMVQAKQEAVLDEVDNANNDWHPSSPSSHGSPNSNKGSHYGFYSFVEDPSSPEAELNKTWMVSQERKTKLVTLKNVDSFKLQTYSSGRKPQSLFDENNGDSRYQVNDNGVQNVNKHDEKQLRQQIIYTQAPKQNFTFKEQWSVLDNLNLSNSPNGITEDSNRNSLLQHLLVDSRGGDTGDESLYSDNLQLKGRDTQSTSGHTETPIQREIFITQEREWCSQGIKHNAVNVKVAEIKTKSSQPKPLFTSVKKAKPKNKLHFLIQQEIKKSDWEEDLLNQENDLDLYDHGASQDLEEKKRIFEQVQHFDTAEEKNLSIYHTTKEHFWVKVRQRSGSSDTRNVFNPEETEFYTHKSSTPDKQEEPIHHESPSFLVEQTNKMTVSKYYSPTILVSKFDKTKSFYPCNHPTARPSCFCIVTAQPWSSQHPSLPVVSRVLPLMSTSEGYAGIQPIDDVNNEVSESSSLPWNPAMEDLEEIKKSLDFLSGETSAIRLQQKSILDLVEEVKALRLLNEEKDKRIAVLENRVADLEQYTRMNDVITGLRVKPRSFASAVAGPGPTGEPSPGMTDSTEEQVASFLLSKGIRLDCDTVEACHPLPRRSNNDKPVIIMRFSNRRQIICSPKTGQVV; from the exons ACAATTGCTGTCATTAGCATGAAAAAGTGTACACAGGAAATCAATCACCACACATCCATGGAAAGCAAGCCCAAAAGATGGATGATTCAGCCCCTGTCCCAGAGGCTGGAACCCACAGACGCATGCCCCATGCGCAGTTGCACTGCTAATGACCTCCTCAGACGAGACCAAAGCTGTAGTTACAGCGAGAGCAGCAACTCCACTACTTTCAGCTATGAtatcctctccttcacctgcaccCAGTTCTTAGATATTGTTTCGTCTCAGAGGAAGGAAGTGCCGCGTGATGCAATGGTTCAGGCTAAACAGGAGGCAGTATTAGATGAAGTGGACAATGCAAATAATGATTGGCATCCAAGCAGTCCCAGTAGCCATGGAAGTCCTAACAGCAACAAAGGTTCCCACTATGGCTTCTACTCATTTGTGGAAGACCCTTCCAGCCCAGAGGCAGAGCTGAACAAAACCTGGATGGTTTCTCAGGAGCGAAAAACTAAGTTGGTCACCCTGAAGAACGTAGACAGTTTTAAACTGCAGACCTACTCCAGTGGCAGGAAGCCACAGAGTCTGTTTGATGAAAACAATGGAGATTCCCGTTACCAAGTGAATGATAATGGTGTCCAAAATGTGAACAAGCATGATGAGAAGCAGCTCAGACAGCAAATAATATATACCCAAGCCCCTAAGCAGAACTTCACATTCAAGGAGCAGTGGAGTGTGCTGGATAATCTGAATCTCAGCAACTCCCCCAACGGAATAACAGAAGACAGCAATCGTAATTCTTTATTACAGCATTTGTTGGTTGACTCAAGAGGTGGTGATACAGGTGATGAAAGTCTATACAGTGACAACCTTCAGTTAAAAGGCAGGGATACACAATCGACAAGTGGTCACACTGAGACACCAATTCAGCGGGAGATTTTCATCACTCAGGAAAGAGAATGGTGTTCACAAGGCATCAAACACAATGCTGTTAATGTAAAGGTGGCAGAGATCAAGACAAAATCTTCACAGCCCAAACCACTCTTCACATCTGTCAAAAAGGCGAAACCAAAGaacaaattacattttcttatcCAGCAGGAAATTAAGAAGAGTGATTGGGAAGAGGATCTGCTGAACCAGGAAAATGATTTGGACTTGTATGACCATGGGGCATCCCAGGAtctagaggagaaaaagaggatcTTTGAACAAGtacaacattttgacacagcagAGGAGAAAAATCTTTCAATTTACCACACAACGAAAGAACATTTTTGGGTTAAGGTCAGACAAAGGAGCGGCAGCTCAGATACTAGAAATGTTTTTAATCCGGAAGAGACAGAGTTTTACACACATAAGAGTTCCACACCAGACAAACAGGAAGAACCTATTCACCATGAAAGTCCTTCATTTCTAGTAGAGCAGACAAACAAGATGACAGTCAGTAAATATTACTCCCCAACCATTTTAGTGTCAAAATTCG ATAAAACCAAGAGCTTTTACCCCTGCAATCATCCAACTGCCCGACCATCCTGCTTTTGTATTGTGACTGCCCAACCATGGAGCTCCCAACATCCTTCTTTGCCTGTGGTGAGCAGGGTTCTTCCTCTGATGTCTACAAGTGAGGGG TATGCTGGAATTCAGCCCATCGATGATGTGAACAATGAGGTAAGCGAAAGTTCCTCTCTCCCTTG GAATCCAGCCATGGAAGATCTTGAAGAAATCAAGAAATCGTTGGATTTTCTTTCTGGGGAAACCTCGGCTATCCGACTCCAGCAGAAGTCCATTTTGGACTTGGTAGAAGAGGTGAAGGCTTTGCGGCTTCTTAACGAGGAAAAGGATAAACGGATCGCTGTACTGGAGAACCGAGTGGCAGATCTGGAACAATATACCAGGATGAACGATGTTATCACCGGATTGCGAGTCAAGCCCCGTTCTTTTGCCagcgcggtggcagggcccggTCCGACTGGTGAGCCATCGCCTGGCATGACTGACTCCACGGAGGAACAGGTGGCCTCTTTCCTCTTGTCCAAGGGGATAAGGCTGGACTGTGACACTGTGGAAGCATGCCACCCGCTCCCGAGAAGAAGTAATAATGACAAACCAGTCATTATTATGCGATTTAGTAACCGGCGACAAATAATCTGCTCTCCTAAAACAGGGCAGGTTGTTTAA
- the LOC124487346 gene encoding uncharacterized protein LOC124487346 isoform X5: protein MKKCTQEINHHTSMESKPKRWMIQPLSQRLEPTDACPMRSCTANDLLRRDQSCSYSESSNSTTFSYDILSFTCTQFLDIVSSQRKEVPRDAMVQAKQEAVLDEVDNANNDWHPSSPSSHGSPNSNKGSHYGFYSFVEDPSSPEAELNKTWMVSQERKTKLVTLKNVDSFKLQTYSSGRKPQSLFDENNGDSRYQVNDNGVQNVNKHDEKQLRQQIIYTQAPKQNFTFKEQWSVLDNLNLSNSPNGITEDSNRNSLLQHLLVDSRGGDTGDESLYSDNLQLKGRDTQSTSGHTETPIQREIFITQEREWCSQGIKHNAVNVKVAEIKTKSSQPKPLFTSVKKAKPKNKLHFLIQQEIKKSDWEEDLLNQENDLDLYDHGASQDLEEKKRIFEQVQHFDTAEEKNLSIYHTTKEHFWVKVRQRSGSSDTRNVFNPEETEFYTHKSSTPDKQEEPIHHESPSFLVEQTNKMTVSKYYSPTILVSKFDKTKSFYPCNHPTARPSCFCIVTAQPWSSQHPSLPVVSRVLPLMSTSEGYAGIQPIDDVNNEVSESSSLPWSCRPLVLPGIKTNLPCDGRLACMQMMRMTSNLSPSLALPELLG from the exons ATGAAAAAGTGTACACAGGAAATCAATCACCACACATCCATGGAAAGCAAGCCCAAAAGATGGATGATTCAGCCCCTGTCCCAGAGGCTGGAACCCACAGACGCATGCCCCATGCGCAGTTGCACTGCTAATGACCTCCTCAGACGAGACCAAAGCTGTAGTTACAGCGAGAGCAGCAACTCCACTACTTTCAGCTATGAtatcctctccttcacctgcaccCAGTTCTTAGATATTGTTTCGTCTCAGAGGAAGGAAGTGCCGCGTGATGCAATGGTTCAGGCTAAACAGGAGGCAGTATTAGATGAAGTGGACAATGCAAATAATGATTGGCATCCAAGCAGTCCCAGTAGCCATGGAAGTCCTAACAGCAACAAAGGTTCCCACTATGGCTTCTACTCATTTGTGGAAGACCCTTCCAGCCCAGAGGCAGAGCTGAACAAAACCTGGATGGTTTCTCAGGAGCGAAAAACTAAGTTGGTCACCCTGAAGAACGTAGACAGTTTTAAACTGCAGACCTACTCCAGTGGCAGGAAGCCACAGAGTCTGTTTGATGAAAACAATGGAGATTCCCGTTACCAAGTGAATGATAATGGTGTCCAAAATGTGAACAAGCATGATGAGAAGCAGCTCAGACAGCAAATAATATATACCCAAGCCCCTAAGCAGAACTTCACATTCAAGGAGCAGTGGAGTGTGCTGGATAATCTGAATCTCAGCAACTCCCCCAACGGAATAACAGAAGACAGCAATCGTAATTCTTTATTACAGCATTTGTTGGTTGACTCAAGAGGTGGTGATACAGGTGATGAAAGTCTATACAGTGACAACCTTCAGTTAAAAGGCAGGGATACACAATCGACAAGTGGTCACACTGAGACACCAATTCAGCGGGAGATTTTCATCACTCAGGAAAGAGAATGGTGTTCACAAGGCATCAAACACAATGCTGTTAATGTAAAGGTGGCAGAGATCAAGACAAAATCTTCACAGCCCAAACCACTCTTCACATCTGTCAAAAAGGCGAAACCAAAGaacaaattacattttcttatcCAGCAGGAAATTAAGAAGAGTGATTGGGAAGAGGATCTGCTGAACCAGGAAAATGATTTGGACTTGTATGACCATGGGGCATCCCAGGAtctagaggagaaaaagaggatcTTTGAACAAGtacaacattttgacacagcagAGGAGAAAAATCTTTCAATTTACCACACAACGAAAGAACATTTTTGGGTTAAGGTCAGACAAAGGAGCGGCAGCTCAGATACTAGAAATGTTTTTAATCCGGAAGAGACAGAGTTTTACACACATAAGAGTTCCACACCAGACAAACAGGAAGAACCTATTCACCATGAAAGTCCTTCATTTCTAGTAGAGCAGACAAACAAGATGACAGTCAGTAAATATTACTCCCCAACCATTTTAGTGTCAAAATTCG ATAAAACCAAGAGCTTTTACCCCTGCAATCATCCAACTGCCCGACCATCCTGCTTTTGTATTGTGACTGCCCAACCATGGAGCTCCCAACATCCTTCTTTGCCTGTGGTGAGCAGGGTTCTTCCTCTGATGTCTACAAGTGAGGGG TATGCTGGAATTCAGCCCATCGATGATGTGAACAATGAGGTAAGCGAAAGTTCCTCTCTCCCTTG GTCTTGCAGGCCACTCGTGTTACCAGGCATAAAAACAAATTTGCCCTGCGATGGGAGGCTGGCATGTATGCAAATGATGAGGATGACCAGTAACTTGTCCCCCTCCCTGGCACTTCCAGAATTGTTAGGTTGA
- the LOC124487346 gene encoding uncharacterized protein LOC124487346 isoform X4, with amino-acid sequence MTIAVISMKKCTQEINHHTSMESKPKRWMIQPLSQRLEPTDACPMRSCTANDLLRRDQSCSYSESSNSTTFSYDILSFTCTQFLDIVSSQRKEVPRDAMVQAKQEAVLDEVDNANNDWHPSSPSSHGSPNSNKGSHYGFYSFVEDPSSPEAELNKTWMVSQERKTKLVTLKNVDSFKLQTYSSGRKPQSLFDENNGDSRYQVNDNGVQNVNKHDEKQLRQQIIYTQAPKQNFTFKEQWSVLDNLNLSNSPNGITEDSNRNSLLQHLLVDSRGGDTGDESLYSDNLQLKGRDTQSTSGHTETPIQREIFITQEREWCSQGIKHNAVNVKVAEIKTKSSQPKPLFTSVKKAKPKNKLHFLIQQEIKKSDWEEDLLNQENDLDLYDHGASQDLEEKKRIFEQVQHFDTAEEKNLSIYHTTKEHFWVKVRQRSGSSDTRNVFNPEETEFYTHKSSTPDKQEEPIHHESPSFLVEQTNKMTVSKYYSPTILVSKFDKTKSFYPCNHPTARPSCFCIVTAQPWSSQHPSLPVVSRVLPLMSTSEGYAGIQPIDDVNNEVSESSSLPWNPAMEDLEEIKKSLDFLSGETSAIRLQQKSILDLVEEVKALRLLNEEKDKRIAVLENRVADLEQYTRMNDVITGLRVKPRSFASAVAGPGPTGEPSPGMTDSTEEQVASFLLSKGIRLDCDTVEACHPLPRRSNNDKPVIIMRFSNRRQIICSPKTGQVV; translated from the exons ATG ACAATTGCTGTCATTAGCATGAAAAAGTGTACACAGGAAATCAATCACCACACATCCATGGAAAGCAAGCCCAAAAGATGGATGATTCAGCCCCTGTCCCAGAGGCTGGAACCCACAGACGCATGCCCCATGCGCAGTTGCACTGCTAATGACCTCCTCAGACGAGACCAAAGCTGTAGTTACAGCGAGAGCAGCAACTCCACTACTTTCAGCTATGAtatcctctccttcacctgcaccCAGTTCTTAGATATTGTTTCGTCTCAGAGGAAGGAAGTGCCGCGTGATGCAATGGTTCAGGCTAAACAGGAGGCAGTATTAGATGAAGTGGACAATGCAAATAATGATTGGCATCCAAGCAGTCCCAGTAGCCATGGAAGTCCTAACAGCAACAAAGGTTCCCACTATGGCTTCTACTCATTTGTGGAAGACCCTTCCAGCCCAGAGGCAGAGCTGAACAAAACCTGGATGGTTTCTCAGGAGCGAAAAACTAAGTTGGTCACCCTGAAGAACGTAGACAGTTTTAAACTGCAGACCTACTCCAGTGGCAGGAAGCCACAGAGTCTGTTTGATGAAAACAATGGAGATTCCCGTTACCAAGTGAATGATAATGGTGTCCAAAATGTGAACAAGCATGATGAGAAGCAGCTCAGACAGCAAATAATATATACCCAAGCCCCTAAGCAGAACTTCACATTCAAGGAGCAGTGGAGTGTGCTGGATAATCTGAATCTCAGCAACTCCCCCAACGGAATAACAGAAGACAGCAATCGTAATTCTTTATTACAGCATTTGTTGGTTGACTCAAGAGGTGGTGATACAGGTGATGAAAGTCTATACAGTGACAACCTTCAGTTAAAAGGCAGGGATACACAATCGACAAGTGGTCACACTGAGACACCAATTCAGCGGGAGATTTTCATCACTCAGGAAAGAGAATGGTGTTCACAAGGCATCAAACACAATGCTGTTAATGTAAAGGTGGCAGAGATCAAGACAAAATCTTCACAGCCCAAACCACTCTTCACATCTGTCAAAAAGGCGAAACCAAAGaacaaattacattttcttatcCAGCAGGAAATTAAGAAGAGTGATTGGGAAGAGGATCTGCTGAACCAGGAAAATGATTTGGACTTGTATGACCATGGGGCATCCCAGGAtctagaggagaaaaagaggatcTTTGAACAAGtacaacattttgacacagcagAGGAGAAAAATCTTTCAATTTACCACACAACGAAAGAACATTTTTGGGTTAAGGTCAGACAAAGGAGCGGCAGCTCAGATACTAGAAATGTTTTTAATCCGGAAGAGACAGAGTTTTACACACATAAGAGTTCCACACCAGACAAACAGGAAGAACCTATTCACCATGAAAGTCCTTCATTTCTAGTAGAGCAGACAAACAAGATGACAGTCAGTAAATATTACTCCCCAACCATTTTAGTGTCAAAATTCG ATAAAACCAAGAGCTTTTACCCCTGCAATCATCCAACTGCCCGACCATCCTGCTTTTGTATTGTGACTGCCCAACCATGGAGCTCCCAACATCCTTCTTTGCCTGTGGTGAGCAGGGTTCTTCCTCTGATGTCTACAAGTGAGGGG TATGCTGGAATTCAGCCCATCGATGATGTGAACAATGAGGTAAGCGAAAGTTCCTCTCTCCCTTG GAATCCAGCCATGGAAGATCTTGAAGAAATCAAGAAATCGTTGGATTTTCTTTCTGGGGAAACCTCGGCTATCCGACTCCAGCAGAAGTCCATTTTGGACTTGGTAGAAGAGGTGAAGGCTTTGCGGCTTCTTAACGAGGAAAAGGATAAACGGATCGCTGTACTGGAGAACCGAGTGGCAGATCTGGAACAATATACCAGGATGAACGATGTTATCACCGGATTGCGAGTCAAGCCCCGTTCTTTTGCCagcgcggtggcagggcccggTCCGACTGGTGAGCCATCGCCTGGCATGACTGACTCCACGGAGGAACAGGTGGCCTCTTTCCTCTTGTCCAAGGGGATAAGGCTGGACTGTGACACTGTGGAAGCATGCCACCCGCTCCCGAGAAGAAGTAATAATGACAAACCAGTCATTATTATGCGATTTAGTAACCGGCGACAAATAATCTGCTCTCCTAAAACAGGGCAGGTTGTTTAA